A genomic region of Chionomys nivalis chromosome 12, mChiNiv1.1, whole genome shotgun sequence contains the following coding sequences:
- the Fbxl3 gene encoding F-box/LRR-repeat protein 3 isoform X1 encodes MKRGGRDSDLDSPGEGTAEKAKKLRTAHERSQPCDWGNLLQDIILQVFKYLPLLDRAHASQVCRNWNQVFHMPDLWRCFEFELNQPATSYLKATHPELIKQIIKRHSNHLQYVSFKVDSSKESAEAACDILSQLVNCSLKTLGLISTARPSFMDLPKSHFISALTVVFVNSKSLSSLKIDDTPVDDPSLKVLVANNSDTLKLLKMSSCPHVSPAGILCVADQCHGLRELALNYHLLSDELLLALSSEKHVRLEHLRIDVVSENPGQTHFHTIQKSSWDAFIKHSPKVNLVMYFFLYEEEFDPFFRYEIPATHLYFGRSVSKDVLGRVGMTCPRLVELVVCANGLRPLDEELIRIAERCKNLSAIGLGECEVSCSAFVEFVKMCGGRLSQLSIMEEVLIPDQKYSLEQIHWEVSKHLGRVWFPDMMPTW; translated from the exons ATGAAACGAGGAGGAAGAGATAGTGACCTTGATTCACCTGGAGAAGGCACTGCAGAGAAAGCTAAGAAACTGAGGACTGCACATGAACGTTCTCAACCTTGCGATTGGGGCAACCTTCTGCAGGACATTATCCTCCAAGTTTTTAAGTATTTGCCTCTTCTTGACCGGGCCCATGCTTCGCAAGTGTGCCGGAACTGGAATCAGGTATTTCACATGCCTGACTTGTGGAGATGTTTTGAATTTGAACTGAATCAACCAGCTACATCTTACTTGAAAGCTACACATCCTGAGCTGATCAAACAGATTATTAAAAGGCATTCAAACCATCTACAGTATGTCAGCTTCAAG GTGGACAGCAGCAAAGAGTCTGCTGAAGCAGCCTGTGATATACTGTCCCAGCTTGTGAACTGCTCTTTAAAGACACTTGGACTCATTTCAACTGCTCGGCCAAGCTTTATGGATCTACCAAAG TCTCACTTTATCTCTGCACTGACAGTTGTGTTTGTAAACTCCAAATCCCTGTCCTCACTTAAGATAGATGACACCCCAGTAGACGATCCGTCCCTTAAAGTGCTAGTGGCCAACAACAGTGACACACTCAAGCTGCTAAAAATGAGCAGCTGTCCTCATGTCTCTCCAGCAG gtaTTCTTTGTGTGGCTGATCAGTGTCATGGCTTACGAGAACTGGCCCTGAACTACCATTTGCTGAGTGATGAGTTGTTGCTCGCACTGTCTTCTGAAAAGCACGTTCGCTTAGAACACCTGCGCATTGATGTTGTCAGTGAGAACCCTGGACAGACACATTTTCACACCATTCAGAAGAGCAGCTGGGATGCCTTCATTAAACACTCGCCCAAAGTGAACTtagtgatgtatttttttttatacgAAGAAGAATTTGACCCGTTCTTCCGTTATGAAATACCTGCCACTCATCTTTACTTTGGGAGATCAGTAAGCAAAGATGTGCTTGGCCGTGTGGGCATGACCTGCCCGAGACTAGTAGAACTGGTAGTGTGTGCCAACGGGTTACGGCCCCTGGATGAAGAGTTAATTCGCATTGCAGAACGTTGCAAAAATTTGTCAGCTATTGGGCTGGGGGAGTGTGAAGTCTCATGTAGTGCCTTTGTTGAGTTTGTGAAGATGTGTGGGGGCCGCCTGTCTCAACTGTCCATTATGGAAGAAGTGTTGATTCCTGACCAGAAGTACAGTTTGGAGCAGATTCACTGGGAAGTATCTAAGCATCTTGGCAGGGTATGGTTTCCAGACATGATGCCTACTTGGTAA
- the LOC130884868 gene encoding E3 ubiquitin-protein ligase RNF5-like, with protein sequence MAAAEEEDGGPEGPNREWGGAGTTFKCNICLETAREAVVSVCGHLYCWPCLHQWLETRPDRQECPVCKAGISRENVVPLYGRGSQKPQDPILKTPLCPQGQRPATETRGGFQPFGDTGGFHFSFGVGAFPFGFFTTVFNAHEPFRRGAGVDLAQGHPASNWQDSLFLFLAIFFFFWLLSI encoded by the coding sequence ATGGCAGCAGCGGAGGAAGAGGACGGGGGCCCTGAAGGGCCAAATCGCGAGTGGGGCGGGGCGGGCACGACCTTCAAATGTAATATATGTCTGGAGACCGCTCGCGAAGCTGTGGTCAGCGTGTGCGGCCACCTGTATTGTTGGCCCTGTCTTCATCAGTGGCTGGAGACACGGCCAGACAGGCAAGAGTGCCCCGTGTGTAAGGCTGGCATCAGCAGGGAGAACGTTGTCCCTCTTTATGGGCGAGGGAGCCAGAAGCCCCAGGATCCCATATTGAAAACTCCACTCTGCCCCCAGGGCCAGCGACCAGCTACAGAGACCAGAGGGGGCTTCCAGCCATTCGGTGACACCGGGGGCTTTCACTTCTCATTTGGTGTTGGTGCTTTTCCCTTTGGCTTTTTCACCACCGTGTTCAATGCCCACGAGCCTTTCCGAAGGGGTGCAGGTGTGGATCTGGCACAGGGTCACCCAGCCTCCAACTGGCAAGATTCCCTCTTCCTGTTCCTTGccatcttcttctttttctggCTGCTCAGTATTTGA
- the Fbxl3 gene encoding F-box/LRR-repeat protein 3 isoform X2: protein MKRGGRDSDLDSPGEGTAEKAKKLRTAHERSQPCDWGNLLQDIILQVFKYLPLLDRAHASQVCRNWNQVFHMPDLWRCFEFELNQPATSYLKATHPELIKQIIKRHSNHLQYVSFKSHFISALTVVFVNSKSLSSLKIDDTPVDDPSLKVLVANNSDTLKLLKMSSCPHVSPAGILCVADQCHGLRELALNYHLLSDELLLALSSEKHVRLEHLRIDVVSENPGQTHFHTIQKSSWDAFIKHSPKVNLVMYFFLYEEEFDPFFRYEIPATHLYFGRSVSKDVLGRVGMTCPRLVELVVCANGLRPLDEELIRIAERCKNLSAIGLGECEVSCSAFVEFVKMCGGRLSQLSIMEEVLIPDQKYSLEQIHWEVSKHLGRVWFPDMMPTW from the exons ATGAAACGAGGAGGAAGAGATAGTGACCTTGATTCACCTGGAGAAGGCACTGCAGAGAAAGCTAAGAAACTGAGGACTGCACATGAACGTTCTCAACCTTGCGATTGGGGCAACCTTCTGCAGGACATTATCCTCCAAGTTTTTAAGTATTTGCCTCTTCTTGACCGGGCCCATGCTTCGCAAGTGTGCCGGAACTGGAATCAGGTATTTCACATGCCTGACTTGTGGAGATGTTTTGAATTTGAACTGAATCAACCAGCTACATCTTACTTGAAAGCTACACATCCTGAGCTGATCAAACAGATTATTAAAAGGCATTCAAACCATCTACAGTATGTCAGCTTCAAG TCTCACTTTATCTCTGCACTGACAGTTGTGTTTGTAAACTCCAAATCCCTGTCCTCACTTAAGATAGATGACACCCCAGTAGACGATCCGTCCCTTAAAGTGCTAGTGGCCAACAACAGTGACACACTCAAGCTGCTAAAAATGAGCAGCTGTCCTCATGTCTCTCCAGCAG gtaTTCTTTGTGTGGCTGATCAGTGTCATGGCTTACGAGAACTGGCCCTGAACTACCATTTGCTGAGTGATGAGTTGTTGCTCGCACTGTCTTCTGAAAAGCACGTTCGCTTAGAACACCTGCGCATTGATGTTGTCAGTGAGAACCCTGGACAGACACATTTTCACACCATTCAGAAGAGCAGCTGGGATGCCTTCATTAAACACTCGCCCAAAGTGAACTtagtgatgtatttttttttatacgAAGAAGAATTTGACCCGTTCTTCCGTTATGAAATACCTGCCACTCATCTTTACTTTGGGAGATCAGTAAGCAAAGATGTGCTTGGCCGTGTGGGCATGACCTGCCCGAGACTAGTAGAACTGGTAGTGTGTGCCAACGGGTTACGGCCCCTGGATGAAGAGTTAATTCGCATTGCAGAACGTTGCAAAAATTTGTCAGCTATTGGGCTGGGGGAGTGTGAAGTCTCATGTAGTGCCTTTGTTGAGTTTGTGAAGATGTGTGGGGGCCGCCTGTCTCAACTGTCCATTATGGAAGAAGTGTTGATTCCTGACCAGAAGTACAGTTTGGAGCAGATTCACTGGGAAGTATCTAAGCATCTTGGCAGGGTATGGTTTCCAGACATGATGCCTACTTGGTAA
- the Cln5 gene encoding ceroid-lipofuscinosis neuronal protein 5: MARAGRCGADWRWSLALLGLAATLGASRTSGHRWPVPYKRFAFRPKPDPYCQAKYTFCPTGSPIPLMKDNDIIEVLRLQTPVWEFKYGDLLGHFKIMHDAVGFRNAMTGKNYTMEWYELFQLGNCTFPHLRPEVEAPFWCNQGAACFFEGIDDRHWKENGTLALITTISGNTFNKLAEWVKQDNDTGIYYETWTVRASPGKGAETWFESYDCSKFVLRTYEKLAEFGAEFKKIETNYTRIFLYSGEPAYLGNETSIFGPKGNKTLASVIKKFYNLFRPHLSTREFLLNLLKIFDTVIMHREFYLFYNFEYWFLPMKFPFIKITYEEIPLPSRRPPPDL; this comes from the exons ATGGCGCGCGCAGGGCGATGCGGAGCGGACTGGCGCTGGTCGCTGGCGCTGCTCGGGCTGGCGGCGACTCTGGGCGCGTCCCGGACTTCGGGGCACCGCTGGCCGGTGCCCTACAA ACGCTTCGCTTTCCGTCCGAAGCCAGACCCCTACTGTCAAGCTAAGTACACCTTCTGTCCTACCGGCTCACCCATCCCACTTATGAAGGACAATGACATCATCGAAGTCTTAAGACTACAAACCCCAGTTTGGGAATTTAAATATGGAGACCTCCTGGGACACTTT AAAATTATGCACGATGCTGTTGGATTCAGGAACGCAATGACGGGCAAGAACTACACGATGGAGTGGTATGAGCTCTTTCAGCTTGGTAACTGTACGTTTCCTCACCTTCGGCCTGAAGTGGAGGCTCCGTTCTGGTGTAACCAAGGAGCAGCCTGCTTTTTTGAAGGAATTGATGACAGACACTGGAAGGAGAATGGGACATTAGCTCTTATCACGACCATATCCG GAAACACATTTAACAAGCTGGCAGAATGGGTGAAGCAGGACAATGACACGGGGATCTATTATGAGACATGGACGGTCCGGGCCAGCCCTGGAAAAGGGGCGGAGACATGGTTTGAATCCTACGACTGTTCGAAATTTGTGTTAAGGACATACGAGAAACTGGCTGAATTCGGTGCAGAATTCAAGAAGATAGAAACAAACTATACGAGAATATTTCTTTACAGCGGAGAACCTGCTTACCTGGGAAACGAAACTTCTATTTTTGGGCCAAAAGGAAACAAGACTCTTGCTTCTGTCATAAAAAAATTTTATAACCTCTTCAGACCACACTTGTCAACGAGAGAATTTCTGTTGAATCTCTTGAAAATTTTTGATACAGTGATTATGCACAGAGAGTTCTATCTGTTTTATAACTTTGAATATTGGTTCCTACCAATGAAATTCCCCTTCATCAAAATAACATACGAGGAAATCCCTCTGCCTAGCAGGCGCCCACCTCCTGACCTGTGA